TTCTTAACACTACTTGTTAATATGTGCCTTTATGATTATAAATATGAGACAACGTCTGACAACATTAAGAGTATGAGATAGAGTGGCAAATAAAAACTTACAAAGGGACTCATATCTATAATTAATTGTTCTTTATAAATAGATCTGTCAAACAGAATGTATAAAGGGAACGCCTTCGGGCAGGCCCTGGACAGCGTCTGTACAAAACATGTACTGTCTGTGACTTGAGCagtttttattcaatgttcaccaaacttggtcagaatgtttatgtgaGTATAATATATCTATCTGGACCAAAAGTGATTACCAGTAGATCTACCAGTCTCTAGATTTACGGCCCTTAGATTACACAAAATCCTGAAATTATTTATGTACAGTCTCTACTAAATTATCAGAGTTTTTTTCCAGGAACTAAAGCAGATTTATACCGACTGTGtatatcaccataaaatcttgacCAAGGTCAATAATAATTTATTGGCCAGATCGAATTAGTTTCCCctgagtaatggcccctgaatttctcaaaattgtgaaaattggcTATTTACTATCAATAAGGGACTAGATTGTACTAGATCTAGTATTTTATCCCCACCAACTGATACAGAATGTGTAGATTCTATCTCTATGCAATTTTAAATAGGCCAAGATTGATAGCCAGCCAGTGTTGGTTTAAGTATTTCCCCAGTTATGGCCGCTGAATTGAGCCAAAATTTCGAAAATAGACACGGTGgctaaaatgaattaaaatagtagagctatttttcatgtcaaaatttatttgctgCACATGATGCTCGTAGGTTCTATATTGTGATAGATCTAGGATGGCAGTTTGTTATTTTATCcagttactttttttttatcatttgaatcaGCTATTTCGAATTTCGGCACCTACGAGTCTAGATTCTATTAAATGTGTTTTCTAGAAGATAGAAGCACAACATCAACGAACTATTTTGCAAGTTTACCAGTGTTgattttagaaaatttgcatCAAGTAGAGATAATTTTTCATCAAACATACATTCAACAGCATCATCAAATATAGAGCGGGTGTGGGTAATCCCGAACAGGGGGGTAATTCCGAACACATTTTTCCAATGACATTTTCGTATTCTTGAAAGGCACCAATCTAATCCACGGCGTCACATACATGATAACAACGAATTCCATATCATATTGCAATGAATGCAAAGTTTTGTCGCGCACCTTTTCAAAATAACAGACTAGAATTTATACGACAGCTTGCATGCATGTCGTTCTTACCTGTTTTCGTATTTTGAtgtaagtagtatgtaaggatcTAAAAGTATTGGTTTTTACCGCTGACAATGTTTTGATGGAATTCTTACATCACAAGTGTCCCGTGGGAAGGGAGTTAACTGCATTTCTCATTATGGAAAACGTTGAAAGATCAAAGAAGCCGTTCGGAATTAGACACACTTGTTAATTAATGTGAGGCTAATTCCAAACAATCAATGTATGAGGAACAGTTTAtccaaaataagtatatataaagacttgtactatatttgaagcaaataactagagctagattataaataaataaataagttgataaataaatatatatataaaaaaagatacagtaacaaataaataaatctactactttgtaaaatgagttcaacttcttttcattcatattggCTTGTTTTAAACATGTGCAATATGATCCGACTCTGGTAGAGGAGGCGGCGACTCATGTAGCCATAGCATGAGCTTGTCAAGAGTTGCAAGCAAATTTTGCGTGCCAAGACAACCCTGCACGACAAGGTCCACGTTACTGCTATGCATGTGAAAAAACCCTACATGCATCAATTGTGGATGCAGATTTCACCCTAAATGTGTGGCAGATGAATTATTGGGCTATACAGACGAACTTCCGTTTGaatgcaaatactgttaatttaaacacagattctaaaacatttttaacactgcaCACTCCATCATGTATAAGGGTGTTAATACCATATTAAATGTTTCGGACATTAATCATGTAGAAAGTTGTCACAGATGTTGTGCTGTGCTTCTGCAAATTTAGGTTTAGATACAGATGCTCTGTAAATTCcagttatatgttttgttttataaagtttctttgttaaaaatgcaagtaaTACCGTAAAGAATGTCTTtgtttatcattgtaaacaaacaaacattctgtttttaagaaGTTGGAACTGTTCGGAATTAGCCCCCCTGTTGTTCGGAATTACCCCCTCTGTTCGGAAATACACGTCCAATAGGTAATATCTTCAATACACTATACTGACAATATCTGTATACTTATATAGTTCGGAATTATACACGCTAAATCAGCTGGAATCACTctataaacaagttgtttttaaatgGCAATATAAGTGGGTATTTTCGAACATTCAACATTATTGCTTAACTGTTCGGAAATACCCACACCCGCTCTAGCATAAAAACTAAAGAAAATGTCTTTTtccattaatttgataaataacagCTGACAATTTGAAGAAAATGAACAATATTTATCTCTATCTTAAGCTGAAGAAAGGACGATCAAGGTCATGCAGTGTCTTCAATAAAGGTAATCAacagaagaatgttttgaaaaaaagttttaaaaaaatcttgattttaaaaagaaaaaaaagctgttTTACATAATTTCAAAAACACAAGTTTAATTCCCGCGAAAATTTGAATATgcgtttctgattggtcaattggATACTCGACGCTGATTGGTTGGCCTACCCCCCTGGATACTATATAAACCCCCGTCGTCAAGTTCTGGCAAAACGAGATCAATGCCACTGCAAGCAAGCTGTGACAAAATGACTTACTCTAGAAATCGCAGATATTCAGAATACTCGTGAGtgttttcttataaaatatttctaaaactatGCATTTTTGTACAAGTATCAATATACACTCTGGTTTTGATTCAATTTTCCTGTGTATTCTgtgcaaatattgaaataaacgttTTAATTTTCGTCATCAGTTCAGAGTGGGCGGGGTGTGATTGACTGAAAAGAGACTTTTAATAAACTTTACTTTTCTACATTGTTTTAACATATAGGCAGTTTCAgaataaaaatgcagaaaattttgGATTCAAACTGCCACCAATATTGCTATCGTATAGctacaaaattcaaaaataaagttGGCAAGAACAAggcaagaatttaaaaaaaaaataccgccAAAAAACTTTCTTGAAGCTGTAACGCGAACATGCACTtgaactaaaatataaatttatatatattatgatttaatacagttaaaaagttaataaataaacaatggaaTTTTCGAAAGCAAACGATGGATAAATTGATTTATTCTTTGCTATTTTTTGACTAGGTTAGTAGGTAGGCTGTCCTCTCTGTTGCCAAGAAGTTGGTTAACTGTTATTAAATTGCATCACTCAATGGATTAACCTATTGTCTGGCCAACTAATACTACTAAATACTTAATGGCTGTTTTTTTCTGTGCATTcctaactgaaaaaaaaatatatggagCCCATCTGTGAGGGACTCGTTTATGTATCATTCCGCGGTGGGAACAATAGCTgttgtctgattggttaaaaGACAATACAGTTCACGCGCAGCAACTCTGCTTCATAGCAACGCGTAATGGCGGCACAAATAATAAACTCTCATCACGGATGGAATCTGTTTTGTTAGCAACAGCTTTtgatttctaaatttcaaatgaaattttattttgttagtatttattctcAGGTAATGCAGTACTGTAGTGTGATTTATTTTGTGTGATAGAAAGTTAATTATAACTTTCGAAAGTTTGGTCACAAATTGGTGGGAATTTCTATCCTcgaccacaggagcctgaaattctatctataatgctccaaaatggctaaatataaaaatgacgcctcctgtatatataaaaaaagaataggaggggtcatttttatatttagccaatTTGGAGCactatagatagaatttcaggctcctgtgcctCGAGGTACcactacagtgctttagggtatagcctattttagggtatagaggataggttgataaattttatttttagacttgaattattgtataaattttcatatcattctgttactggcatgcagacagacattctgacatacattttaaatgtttgctttttgtgttatttttttatttctttgaattggaatggaggaaaaattagttagctatccgctatacccaaAAGCACTGTACCAGTTTCAATGACCCTAAGAATACCACTGGGAGAATTAGATAAATTCTTCTCATTTATGGATTACTATAGTGTAGTCTTTCCCCAATTCAGATGATGTAAAATAGAGCAGTAACTGGCCTTTTGTCAATGTTGACTTTGACAAACTGAACAACAAACCAAGTAAAAACAATTGTACGGCCTTTTTCATAAATAAAGTACAGAGCAAGACAGTTATACTGGTTATGCCGCATAAAAATTCTATAAATCATAAGGGGGTGGGTTTTGAAGAATGGGCATTATATGCACATTTGTTGGTAATATTCAAACATACTGTGTGGTATTATTCAACAAGATGCTGTTTatctcatttgataaaatatggaaaCACCTCATGTCAACCGTTGAGTATCAGAAGCGAAAGTTTGTTGTCATTTTTCAGATTAGCTATAATTTCTGGTTAAAAGATATAATTAAGCTAATCATGGATTTCAGATCTGTATATTCCCTAAAAGTAATTGTTGGACTGTTCTGTCTGCATaaaaatcagacagaaaacaagatGACATTTGcatcaaaacagaaacaaatcaAAATGTTTCTTATAACCAAAGAGCTAGATCTCTGAATCTGAGAgcataaaaaagtaataagaaaaatgTCTCATAATTGGAGTTACCATAGGAAATAACAACGCCACCAAACTGTCATTGTCAGCACAATATTTTCTTTGAGCGTATCGAAAGTTGAAATGTTATTATTAACAACCCTACTATAATTAGTTGCCTAATTTATTGCACTTAGAAATGGCAGCAGATTTTCAGAAGGTCAGTCACTGAAATATGTCCTCTTACGTTACTCTCAATCTCATTCTCAATACGTTTCGTATTTTCTGTCCCTGGAGTGTATATACCACAGCAATGAATGGAGTAAATTGTGCAGTCTTTGGTCAATGGTATAAATTTTACCGTCATAGTAAGGAGAGAAGATCTTTCAGACACACCTACACCAACCAATCTACCATATATTCACCAACTTCCAGTCAGCGGGCGGCCGCATATGCTTTGCTCAACACCCATCTGTAGTTTCATATGAGACCATATGCATAATAGTATTTATACTAATAATTTTTCCTGAATTACAGACAAGGAACACCTGCATACGCACATACAATAAATACTCTTTATTGACTacaccaccccccacccccccccattttacttaatttttctgtttatttaataGATTAATATATAGTATTTTCATATAtcattattgttacaatttattcaAGTGATTTTAGCAAGCACACCCTGCCTCTTAAAATTCTAGTATGAAGATGtgcattttagaaaattaatgtgaacaaaattgaaaactggtggaaaaataaatttgtcatggtcataatttaaacatattgtaAACTGATGCCTTTTTGCATTTTTCCGACAAATTTAGGTATTTTGGAAAGAATTTGgaaaatatcattaatatgtCTGACAAGTATCTATACTATAGATTTACAGAGATTTGTTACTGTAACAAATTGATTCATTGATAACAGTAATGTTCAATTTGAAGAAGGTAGCACATAAAAGGTatataaatacacaataaatgCAAAACTGCTGGAGTCTAAGAGACCCTATGTTGAAATTCAAGCAATTGGATTTCTTAAGGATGATGTATACTATTGCTATAATTgtattaataatattacattgaCGTATTTAAGATAATTATTTAATGTTCCTGCTTATTTCAGATCTACCAGACGCTCTAGGTCCAGATCTAGGCATTCAAGGGACAACTACCACCATTATAGACATAGAAGCCCAAGTCCCAGATGGTCTGCCAGGCGCTCAAGGTCCAGATCTAGGTGTTCCAGGGACAGCTGCCACTATTCTAGACATAGGAGCCCTAGTCCTAGGTGGTCAAGATCAAGAAATATTTCTAGATCTAGACCAAGTGACAGGGATTCTTACACTCCTATGACTTGTAGTAGTGGGAGAGAGTCCCTGGACACTCAGAGAGTCCGAGCATTGACTCCATTGAGAGAGCCAGTATCGCTTCTTCCAGATATTGAAGACCCGCTTATTCAGCAGCTCAGTGAGCCAGTGTTTCCTGAGTTATACGGTACCTTGTAAGTATATTTAAGTATTATATGTATATTCTTTTATTGATCCTAGTAACCTGTCTGTGAATTTTCTATAATGTTGTTgctacattttcagtttttatacaataaatatttattttcattctttaatacataattatactttCATTTGTTAGCTTAAGTGAGGAGATGATATGGCAGATGGAGGAATGGCGTTTAGAGGCAGAAAAATACTTTGACTTTGGCCTGTTGTCCAGAAATCTGTCAAGGGACAACAGTGACAAAGGTGCTCACTTAAAAATTACCATGTAAAAATAATGTGTTCTCTTTCAGATGGATATGTCTACTTGACAGTgttgaatttttacattttttgcatgATCAGAgaaaaaaactgataaaacttGCTTAATAACAGCATGTTAGAGTAAATATCTTGAGATGTAAACTGAGACTTGGGGAAATCATGAAAATTTGGATCTTTAGtggcaattgtttctggaaaaaacttttttcctggtaaatattaaatattgctggggaaaaaatccgaaatttaactgcgactaatacgctagaagttaaattttccgatcatttccagagcaaaaattagatgcggactatatattaccgcgacctatacacaccaaaatacggtagtcaaaattgttgctgtaaacaattattttatatttacccTAGGTATATGTACAATAAGTTTATTAGTTATTGAACAATTGAGTATTGTTTGAGAGTATCAGTTGCTTTAATATAGTTTTTAGAAATAATATTGAGCATGGTATAAATAAATTTCAGGGAGCAGAAAGCGAGGTAGGGAGGACCAAGCAGATGTTTCCCCACCGGCTAAAAAGCAGAAGTATGTTCCCACACAGGCCAGTCCAAATATACACATCAATAGAAATCATCCAAACTTTCGAAGGTACTTTTATTAGATTTTGTGCAGAACTTTAGAAATGCTGTAGGTGTTTTAGTGTAGTCATTAGATTTAAGtgtatttctcattttttaatatctttaGAACTGGTGAATAATAACCTAAGAGCCATTTGATTGGTTGTCTCTTGTTATGCCTAGTACTGAGCTTTAGCAGTGTGTTTCATTTCATTGTGTAGCTGTTTCCCTTACTCACTTGCTTATTAGCTTACTTCATCAGTGTACAAATTGCTgaatggtgagcttttgtgatcactctttgTCTATCGTTGTCCGGCTGTCGATAGTTTTACTGTTAACACATTGGAAACCACATTTTCTTGAGCAATATCTTCTTGGCACTAACCCTGGTGATTATATATAACTATTTGCTTCTGTaataccagagttatgacccttgaattagtaAAAAATTACCATATTTCATATTGTAAAGCACGGTACTTAGCACTATATAACTGTTATACAAGACATTAAATTTTacgaatcttaatgaaatttgcaTAAACTGCATTATAAGGTCACAAGTTACATTTATAATGGAATTGATTGAATTTAACAAAACACAGGAATATGGGTCTTGATTAAGTAAAGAGgactatatttcattttgtttatttgtgaCAAAACTTGCACCAAATGTAAGCACATGAGACCTcagtagggctgtcattgattgggtcttaggcgtatcgacgataccgatatatcagaagacaaatatcgacgatacatcgatatattgattattaagttagattaacgacctatttgttcatataatactatataccttcctgtaaatgctattttaagttttattgcctactttccatatttctgtttgactgtgttgtatttgtatttatgaaataaaagaaatacataaaaattaataacatctttcatttttattttgccttcacaccttttttgcattcatccaaataaacaactttgtgaacttaagatgttttttagggtctgagtgtttatttgggtagttttttctccctgtaaaatatcgatttttgaaaatgggaatcgataatcgatcgaccaaaaaaaatcgttgatacatcgatatcgtttctatcgatgacagcccaaGACCTCAGCCAGGTTTAACAATATGAACACcttagttattgcccttgaatcagtcaaaattggcatattttttcatattgttaAATAACTTACAGAGTTTGTAATAATTGTTGGATGTAATTATTTCAGTCAGTTTGATAATTGGCAAACTTGTTCCATCAGAACCagggttatggtccttgaataTTATATATTGGTCAAAATTGTTATATGTCACTTTTTTAACACTCACATTAAATGTATATGGTCGACTCAAAAGGTCACAAACCCATTTAGTAATGGGCAAGACTGCATGTGTTTTTATAAAATAAGAGAATTAAAGATCTTGATCAGATCTTAGTGAATATTGCTATATCTCACCAATCATCACAAAACTTACACCACATATATATGCTCACAAGATTTTGGTTAATTTGTAAATGAGCCAGATTACAGCAGcagccagagttatggtccttgatttagtAAATATTGCTATATTTTACACTTTACATATTATTTCAGCTATGAGTAACCAACTTGTACATGTATTGAGGTGAGCAATATAAGCTCATGATTGCACTCCTGTTTTTCTCTTACTAGACAATTTGCCTACTTCCTGTGCTGTTgtgattttaatttgttttctagTTTCTGGGGTTTGTGTTCAGTTTTACATATTCCATTGTAGTGAGGTAGATTTTAGTATTGTTTGCATGATGAATTGCAGGTTTATGGTCACATTTTACCAGTATTCTGTTTCTTATTTGTTTCTAGTCTTTTTACTTGTAGTAGTTACTTACAGCATTTCTGGATGTAGATAGTAAAGTAGATGCATGacagaaaaaagtgaaaaaaaaaaacacataaaaagttttaaaaataaaaaaagacaaaaaaagacaacaaaaattacaaaaaatacaaaaaaaatgtagttgTAGATTACTTTGGACTTATTTTTTGTGTTACATTGATTTAATTTTTGGTAATAAAGAAGATTGGAAAAATATGTAAGGCGTTTTTGTTCTGGCAGGTTCATGACAAATTGACTCTTGAAAGTATTGTTATATAATGGTTTAGACTTTTAGAGGCTTTGTTTTCCTTCATGCAGTAAAGTAATACATAAATAATAGGAGAATAGCATGAAGGGAGTTAGTAATTAGCGGTAGTAATTAATAGAGGGTGGTACGGACGGCTTAAGGGGAGGTCGGAGGCCGTTTAGTTTAGAATAATTAGGGAGTTAGTTAGCAGTACTTACTAAAAGAGGGTGGTACCGATGGCTGTAAGGGGAGGTCGGAGGTCGTTTAGTTTAGAATAATTATGGAGTTAGTATTTAGCAGTACTATTAGAGGGTGGTACAGATGGCTGTAAGGGGAGGTCGGAGGCCGTTTTGTTTAGAAATATTAGGGAGTTAGTTAGCACTACTAATAGAGGGTGGTACAGACGGATGTAAGGGGATGTCGGAGGCCTTTTAGTTTAGAATAATTAGGGAGTTAGTATTTAGCAGTACTAAATAGAGGGTGGTAGATACGTCTGTAAGGGGAGGTCGGAGGCCGTTTAGTTTAGAATAATTAGGGAGTTAGTATTTAGCAGTACTATTAGAGGGTGGTACGGACGGATGTAAGGGGAGGTCGGAGGCCGTTTAGTTTAGGATAATTAGGGAGTTAGTGTTTAGCAGTACTATAAGAGGGTGGTACGGACTGATGTAAGTGGAGGTCGGAGGCCATTTAGTTTAGGATAATTAGGGAGTTAGTATTTAGCAGTACTGATAGAGGGTGGTATGGACAGATGTAAGGGGAGGTCGGAGGCCGTTTAGTTTAGAATAATTAGGGAGTTAGTATTTAGCAGTACTAAAAAGAGGGTGGTTCGGATGGCTGTAAGGGGAGGTCGGAGGCCGTTTAGTTTAGAATAATTAGGGAGTTAGTATTTAGCAGTACTATTAGAGGGTGGTACGGACGGCTGTAAGGGGAGGTCGGAGGCCGTTAAGTTTAAAAGAATTAGGGAGTTAGTTAGCAGTACTAATAGAGGGTGGTACAGACGGATGTAAGGGGAGGTCGGAGGCCGTTTAGTTTAGAATAATTAGGGAATTAGTATTTAGCAGTACTAAATAGAGGGTGGTACGGACGGCTGTAAGGGGAGGTCGGAGGCCGTTTAGTTTAGAATAATTAGGGAGTTTGTATTTAGCAGTACTAATAGAGGGAGGTACGGATGGCTATAAGGGGAGGTCGGAGGCTGTTCAGTTTAGAATAATTAGGGAGTTTGTATTTAGCAGTACTAATAGAGGGTGGTATGGACGGCTGTAAGGGAGGTTGGAGGCTGTTTAGTTAAGAATAATTAGGGAGTTTGTATTTAGCAGTACTAATAGAGGGTGGTACAGACGGCTGTAAGCTAGGGGAGGTTGGAGGCTGTTTAGTTTAGAATAATTAGTATATTCTTTTTTAGAGTAATAATCcatgaacacagaagaaaaactaACTTTTTTTACCGTATATTTCGGCAGTATCTCACTGCCTTCATCAGCGATGGTGTACTAATTTGCATTAATATATATGTtactatagtaacaaaaatgaatgtgttttcagtAGGTTATTGCTTTCGTgcactgattatcacttatcggccCGGGCCTCATAAACTCAGAATCCGCCCGGTGAACACGTGAGCGTGAAACCAGTAGCAACATAAAACATCATCATGGACGTCATAATGGTCTGTCACTGGTCTACACGGTAAACCGTGGTTTATCGCAGAATTACAATTCTTGGCTTAAAATAAGTAATAAAAcaggacatgcacatatttactTTGGAGCCAGAGTTTCGAGTTTCAACAGTGTTCGAGTATGCGTTGTAAAACAGCATGATTCGCACCAGTTCGACAAAGTTGCGGGTTTCTTTTCAGTGATAAGGTCATGACTGCTTTTCACAAACATAGATCTAGATCAATCTCTGAGCAGAGTTGTCGTTCGTGATCCTCACTTTAACGAAATATCACCGGAAGTGCAAGAGATCGAGATCTAGATATCTAGCTATTGATAATATAATTGCAGTtttttttcttgaactggctCAAATTATGTGTTGCTCCACATTTTAGAATGGCGAACCATTTAATGAGTTTGATAGATACATTACGAATTTAGATCTAATTAGCTCCTTACCGACAAGAAATTCTGTAGATCTAATTTGTCTAAATGTGCAAGAATAAACGCAAATTTTGAGACGAAAGTACCCCAAACTATTTAGCCATTGAAGTCTAGCGACAGGAGTTGTGGTTCTACTCCCCTTGAGTAGTGCaacaaaacatatgtattaaagatATTAATACACGCTAGAGCctggccgggaggtgataatccttgggccattattcattttccgggccgattatcacctcccggcccggctctgtcgtgtattaacctATAATCACGTGACGATAGAAGGTCATGTGACCAAATGAGAGTGCTGTAAACTGGAGGTAACTCCAGCCCCTCGTCCCGGTTGAGCAATGGTCGCCTTTGTTTGATGTTAATAGCCTCTTTGACATGTCGTTTGATGTGATGGTCCTCAGATGTTATGACCTCTGTGTTCTCTGGTTTGAAATAATGTCCAGTTTGCTGACAATGTTCATATAATAAATTGGCCGAGTTGGATCTAGCCATATGCTCTTTCATGCGAATGTCTAAAGTTCTTCCAGTTTCACCCACATAGTCTTGTtcacaattttcacattttgagTAGTATATAACAccacattttttcattttgtcaattAGTACACCATCGCTGATGAAGGCAGTGAGATACTTCCAAAATATACGGTAAAAAAAGTtag
The Mercenaria mercenaria strain notata chromosome 10, MADL_Memer_1, whole genome shotgun sequence genome window above contains:
- the LOC123560378 gene encoding uncharacterized protein LOC123560378 codes for the protein MTYSRNRRYSEYSSTRRSRSRSRHSRDNYHHYRHRSPSPRWSARRSRSRSRCSRDSCHYSRHRSPSPRWSRSRNISRSRPSDRDSYTPMTCSSGRESLDTQRVRALTPLREPVSLLPDIEDPLIQQLSEPVFPELYGTLEQKAR